From Diceros bicornis minor isolate mBicDic1 chromosome 16, mDicBic1.mat.cur, whole genome shotgun sequence, one genomic window encodes:
- the C16H18orf21 gene encoding UPF0711 protein C18orf21 homolog, whose protein sequence is MRQKHYLEAAAWKLRDSCPGQARYLLWAYTSSHDDKSAFEGTCPYCFQLLVLDNSRVRLKPKPKLTPRIQKLLNREARNYTLSFKEAKIVKKYKNSKSVLLITCKTCNRTVKHHGKSRSFLSALKSSPTTPTSKLSLKTPERKTLSSANLNHDMSGSQDKSPALIFRTPTSGQSTPTCSSRNVSKTKKHFSQLKMLLSQSESQKNPKVDFRSFLSSL, encoded by the exons ATGAGGCAGAAGCACTACCTTGAGGCTGCGGCGTGGAAACTGCGAGACAGCTGCCCGGGCCAGGCCCGCTATCTCCT CTGGGCCTACACTTCGTCACACG ATGATAAAAGTGCTTTTGAAGGAACATGTCCATACTGTTTCCAGTTGCTGGTTCTGGATAACTCTCGAGTGCGCCTCAAACCCAAGCCCAAACTGACACCCAGAATACAGAAACTTCTTAATCGAGAAGCAAGAAATTATACACTCAGTTTTAAAGAAGCAAAAATTGTGAAAAAGTACAAAAACTCCAAAAGTGTACTG ttgattacttgtaaaacatgcaACAGAACAGTGAAACATCATGGTAAAAGCAGAAGCTTTCTATCAGCACTGAAGAGCAGTCCTACCACTCCTACGAGTAAACTGAGCCTGAAGACACCAGAGAGAAAGACTCTAAGTTCTGCAAACCTAAATCATGATATGTCTGGTTCCCAAGACAAGAGCCCAGCATTGATTTTCAG aACACCTACATCTGGACAGTCAACACCCACTTGCTCCTCAAGAAATGtgagcaaaacaaagaaacactTCTCTCAACTAAAAATGTTGCTTAGTCAGAGTGAATCCCAGAAGAATCCAAAGGTGGACTTCAGAAGTTTCTTATCTTCTTTATAA